ACTGAGGGTGACTCGCCTTTCACCACCTGACGGATTGAAAGGTCCAGCCGGGCTGCACTTTCTGCATTTCGATTTCGTCATCCCGTTTGGTCAGACCACAGGATAGGTAATTCTGATGCAGTTTAGCCAGTGCCGCACGGTCTAGTTCAACACCTAATCCGGGGCCTTCCGGTACGGCTACACTACCTTCCTCGAATCGGATACGACCGCCCATAATCACCTCGTCCGATTGCCAGGGATAATGCGTATCAAGTGCGTAAGGAACTTTAGGCAGAGCCGCTCCCAGGTGCACCATAGCCGCCAGGGAAATACCGAGATGGCTATTGGAATGCATCGACAAGCCCCGACCGAAGGTTTCGCAAATGGACGAGAGCATCATGGACGACCGAAGTCCACCCCAGAAATGGTGATCGCTCAGGATAATATCCTCAGAGCCAATCGCAATACTGTTCGGAATATCCTCAAACGAGGTGGTGCACATGTTCGTTGCCAACGGCGTTTTCAGGGCTTTTCGCACCTCAGCCATATTAGCCTGCCCCCGCGTTGGATCTTCCAGGTATTCCAGGATGGGCTCCATCATCCGGCCGTATTTTATGGATGTTTCAACGGTCCAGATCGCATTCGGATCAACCCGCAACGGAACATTGGGTCCGAAAGCTTCGTACAAGGCAAACATCGCATCGACCTCCTGCTGGGGTTCAAATACGCCACCTTTCAATTTGATCGACTGAAAACCAAACTCAGCACACATGGCTTTAGCCTGGGCGACAATACCCGCCGGATCAAGAGCCGCAGCCTGCCGGGCAGCCTCCCAACCCTGTGCCGATGGGTCGAGCCCAAACCCGAATTCGCCCCCTGCCCCTTCATACTTGTAAAACAGATAGGCTGAAAACGGAACCCGATCCCGCAGTTTGCCACCCAGCAGATCAACCACCGGCCGATTGGTTACTTTGCCGATTATGTCGAGACAGGCTACTTCGATAGCACTGAAAATGTGCACGAGCTTTCGCTGATCCCAGGGGGTTTCGCCCCGCTGTGCGGTTGTTTCGGTACCAAACCGACTGACCAAAGCCTGACGGATTTCGGCCAGTTGGAATACATCTTTACCAATCAGTAGATCGCAGGAATCGGCCAGAGCGGCATCAATGTCTTTATTGCCCGGTATTTCGCTGATACCGGAAATACCATCGTCTGTAACCAGCTCGACAATGGTTCGCAATGCATAGGGCGCGTGAAGGCCAGCGGCATTTAACAGTGGCGGATCGACGATGGCAATGGGAGTAATCTGAATGTCTTTAATTCGGGGGCCTGTTTGATAGGGCATAGGAAGAGTTATATCCTGTCAGAAAAAATTACATATCATCAGCTACGGTCTGAATCAATCCTTTGATGTAGCCATAACAGAAAGCAAACGCCTGTAAACTACTGGCCGGATCGGCATGTATAGGCACATGGTCGGGCATGACCATACCCGAATACCCAACATCGCGTAACGCCCTGACAACGTGCAGGAAATTCATATCGCCATTATCGGGATACACTTCCTGAAAGTTGTTCCAGCCCCCTTTAATGTTCCGCAAATGCACATTGAAGATTTGATTTCGCTCGCCTACCCATTTGATGATCGGGATAATCTCATTTTTCGGATCGTTCAGGCCTTCGGCGATGGACCCAATGCAGAAATTAAAGCCGTGGTATTCACTATCGTACAGTTTGGCAAACCGCTGGATACCTTCAAATACGTTCGGACTGTTCCAGCGGGTAATACCACGGTAGCCTGCGGGCGTAGGTGGGTCGGCAATGTGATTGGCCAGCTTTACTTTATACTGTTTTGCTACGGGCAGAAGTCGATCCAACAGATACGTGATGCGCTCGAACATTTGTTCAATCGATACATCTCCGGCTATGGTTTTTGGGTCGTTTCGGTTGAGGGCGGCTTCGTAATTCCAGGTACTGTACTCCGCATTACCCCGCTTCGGATCGAGGGTTTTACCCGTTCGTAATACAGGCAGGATCGTTGTGTTATAATTCAGCACCTTGATACCCGTTTTACCTGCTACTTCAATCATCTGCTGCAAAATCTCGATTTCCCGATCTCGTTCAGGGCTTTTACCAAGCATGATATTCGGATATTGGGCGCGGTCGATACCCGACGATTCGAGTGGAAAATGGTAGGCGTCTAGGCTAATGCCGTATTTTTCGCAAGCTTCTTTTTTTATCAGTGAATCCGCCAGGTCCCACCCTTTACCCGGAATCGTTTTTGGGGCTCCCCCATCCAGATTATAAACGCCATGCCGGGCCTTAAATTCCAGATTCTCCTTCGTGGTGCCTCCTGATTGACAACCCACTTTCATCAACACCTTCTTCGGTTTTCGTAGCGACTCAGCCTGTGCTGATTTAGAGACCAATGCTGCCGGGCTCACCGCTCCTACGGTCATAACCCGAATAAAATGCTGACGATTCATGGTCGATTAAAGGATGGGAAAGTAGTTCTATTCTTCCAGCAACAATAGCAACGAACTATGGTCCAGTTCACTATTACCCTGATTGACGGCATTTTCCATCTGTTCAGCGACCAGGGCAGTTCCTTTCAGCGGCACCGAAAACTCCTCGCCCGTTTGCAACGCGATGCCCATGTCTTTTTTATGCAGCTTGACTTTGAACCCCGGCTTAAAATTCCGGTCGATCATACGTTTACCGTGTAAGTCGAGAATGCGGCTTTGAGCAAAGCCCCCCAACAGCACCTCTCGCATTTTTTCGAGATTAACCCCCGCTTTCGACGCCAGTGCAAACGCTTCTGCTACGGCCTGAATCGTAATACCTACAATCATCTGATTACAAGCTTTGGTAGTTTGTCCTGCGCCAGGCTCGCCAATATGAACGATGTTTTTGCCCATCGCCTGAAACAGCGGCAACGCCCGATTAAAAGCCGATTCACTCCCACCTACCATAATGGATAACGAAGCCGACTCTGCCCCCACCTGACCACCCGAAACGGGCGCATCCAGTGCCTCTACCCCTTTAGCCTGCATGGATTGATAAATCCCGCGAGCGGTAACCGGTGCAATGGTCGACATATCGATAAACAAAGCACCCGATTGAATACCCGCCAGCACCCCTTCCGGTCCATTTACCACCTGATCGACATCGGGCGAATCGGGCAACATCGTGATAATAACATCGGACTGCTCAGCCAATGCTTTACTCGTCGGATACGTCTGTGCTCCAGCGGCCACCAAATCCGGAGCAGCTTTACTCTGGCTCAAAACCGATACCGGATACCCGGCTTCTACTAAATTCAGGGCCATCGGTTTGCCCATAATGCCCAGTCCAATAAATCCTATTTTTTCCATAATAAACGAGCGAAAGAGTGAATGAGTGAAAGAGCGAATTATCAACGAAAGCTCTTTCCCGCTCTTTCGCTCATTCGCTCTTTCACTCTTTAAACTAGCGGAAACAGTTGTGCAGCAATCATAATAACAACAAGACCTGTCAGGCCCATGACGACCAACAGTGGTGAAATTGTTTTTAAGGCTTCCTGCTCGGTGAGGTTGCTAAGTTTGCAGACGATCCAGAATCCTGCATCGTTCATCCAGGGCACTAGTTTGGAGCCGCATCCAATGGCTAAACCCAGGTATAGCGGATGAAAGCCCAGACTGGCATTGCTAGCCATACCCGACAGAATACCCGAAGCCGTAATTAAAGCCACCGTTGCCGACCCCTGCGCCGTTCTGACAACAGCCGCAATAAAGAAGGCCATCGGAATCAGCGCCATTTGATAGTCCTTAGTCATATCGGCAATGCGGGCGCTAATACCCGTTTGTTGTAACATTCCCCCGAAGGCTCCCCCAGCTGCCGTGATCAGGATAATACCTCCCCCACTCATCAGCGCTGCCTGCACAAAGGGAGTCAGCCCTTCTTTACTTCCCTTCTTTTGTCGGGCCAATACCAGCAGAGCAGCAATTCCTCCCGAAACTACTGCGATATTTTTATCGCCAAAGAATTTGATCAGGCTTATCAACTTCAGCAGAAACGGTGAATCGGTGAATGGAACGCCCGGTGTGGCCATGGCCGTGAGGGCGGTATCGGCACAGATAAAAACGAGTGGAATAAGAACGGGTAGCAGCGACACCCCTAGGCCAGGCAGTTGCTTATCTTCTTTAGCAGCAATGGCTTTAATATCTTCCAGCCGGGCATCCATCGCATCACGCAGCGGAGTGGGCCATTTTTTATTAGCCCATAGGGCGAAAAAATAGCCGCTCGTGATGGTCATCAAGCCAACAATAGTTCCCCCAATCATCATCATACCAATTGGAATGTGCATTTCACCGACCAGAAACAAAGGCCCTGGCGCTGGCGGCACCAATGAGTTGGCCATCGCTGCTCCAGCCATGATACAAAGCACCAGCAGCAGGTAGTTTTTACCAATTCGCAAAGTCATAGCCTTAGCCAGTGGCATCATCAGGAAGATGACCGTGTCAAAAAATACGGGGATGCCGATAAAGAAACTACTTATCAAAAAGGCAATGGGCGCCCGTTCAACACCTGTGATTCGAAGCATTGATCGAATAATTCGTTCGGCGGCTCCGCTTTCGAGCATACATTTGCCAATAATAGCGGCCATGGCAATCAGTATTCCGATTTTACCACAGGTAACGCCGAACTCAGTGGCTATACGTTCGCCAATATTTTTTTTCGCCAGGGCTGCTGCAGCGACCGGAGCAGTCCCTTTGGTAATGGCAAACTGTTCAATAGCCGACGCTGGCGTCATCAACGCAACCACAAAAGCTCCTAATAACAAGGCTAAAAAAGGATGGAGTTTCAGACCGATGATTCCACCAACCACGATTACAACACCAACAGCTAAGATCAATAAAGGGTCCGTCATTCAGAAAGTGTTTAGGAATGGTGGGTTTTACGGAGGGCTGACACCTAATTGCTTTCGCATCAGGCCTCTATAAACAGACTATCATAAACTATTTATAAATCGACCGAAACGAATCCAGCTTTTTGGCCAGATTTCGGGCACCGTCGGCCACAAACGTAGCGTCGGCTCCGCAGGCAATCAGTCGGATACCTAAATCATGATAGCGTTGGTAGTCGTCGGGATTAAAGAAGAGAATACCGGTGGCTTTACCCACTTTCTGGGCAGCATCGACCGTAGCTTTGACAGCTTCTATAAAACGAGGATGATTGAACTGACCGAAGATTCCTAACTCCATCGACAGATCGGCCGGGCCAATAAACAATACATCTACCCCGTCGATAGCGGCTACTTCGTCAAGGTGATTCAGCACCTCAACCGTTTCAATCTGAACGATACCCAGAATGGTTTCCTGCGCCTGGTGGTAGTACTGGTCAAATTGTTGTGCAAATCCCGTTGCCCGGACCATTTTGGCTACGCCCCGGCTCCCGAAAGGTGGGTAGTGCAAGCCACTTACGACTTTTCGGGCATCGTCTGGATTACTTATTTTAGGGCACATGATTCCTTCAGCGCCCATGTCCAGTACTCGATGAATTCGCTGGCTTTCGGCGCTTTCAACACGCACTATAGCTCCTGCCGATGTATGCTCAAGTGCCTGTAATTGATACAGAACATCTTTTTCCGAACCAGCGCCATGTTCCAAATCGATTAGTACCCAGTCGAATCCCGCCTGCCCGACTATCTCCGCAGTCAGAGAACTACCCAGATTCAACCAACATCCGTTCAGTGTTTCTCCCTGGCGAAGTCGTTTCTTCAAATCTTTCATATACACGAAAGGCATTGGAAATGAAGCTTTACTATTCATTTCCGCAGATTCGTCCCCGAAGCCGATCAGAAAATGGGGTTACAGCAGATGTACGACAGAAAAGATAGCCACACTAGTCCTGGCATGTAGGCAATATGGGGCCTCTAGGGGCAAACGATTTTATAAAACGTATAGCTAACTGTAATTGCCGTGTAGGTATAACTATCCGTAAGAGACGGATTACCTTGTGTTGTTTTTGTAGTCGCCTTCCCAAAAGTCAGGTCTCCCAGCGCATCCAGATAATCGTTTCTGGTAAATCGGGTTCCAAATTCCAGGCCTATACTCCATGGGCGCTTGATTTCATATTTAACCCCAACTCCCAATGGGTAGGTCATTACTCCTCCCACACGAATAACGTCGTTATTAAATTTACACACACCGATTCCACCGAACACATAAGGAGTCCAGTTTTTTGCCTTAGGTGCGGGTTTATAGTTGAGGAAATTATATTCTACATCCAGAAACAATTCGTTAATATTCGTATTAAACGAAAAATTACGGGCCTGTTGAAATGAATTGCTACTGTATCGATCTTCTCCCCGAAGCTTTCCGATAGCTCCACCGAACCGCAGTGAAAACGATCGGCTTACATTATACCGTAAAAATCCGCCTATGGCCGGGCTAATAAATCGCGGATTTAAAGCAGGTGTTACGTCACTTTTACAGAGCATTCCTCCCAGGCTTCCGCCTATTTCGAACTTCTGAGCCTGTGCAGTAAAACTGATAAAAAGCCCGACTAGTACCAGTCGGGCCGTATTTATGGCATATTGGAGCATAAATCTATTTAACCGGTGGGCACTTGATTTTACCCGGAATGACATATTGTATGGAGAAATGCGTCAGCACGTAGCCATCTCTAGGAATTTTCTCCGCCCCTCCCCCACGGGCAGATGTCGAGAAAAGCTCAGGATTGGTCTGCTGAAGTTGTTGTAGAGCCGGGTCACGCGATTGATTGACCCGAGCGGCATCTGGTTCATTGCGTCGGTCGGCCATGATCGATGCCAGCCCCTGTAAGGCATCAGGGTTAGCATAGGCATCACCTACATCGTCCAGGTAGTTGGTAAAGGTCATTCGATAGCTGATCTCAGCGCCAATATTAAAACTTTCATTGAGTTTAAACCGAGCCCCGAATCCGACCGGAATGGCTCCAGTTACCAAGGAATAAGGTTTCCGATACCCTGGCTGACCTTGCCCTTCGGTATGCAACGGCTGAAGTTTAACCCATGTACCCGGCGTGTACTGCTGGCTCGAACTGTAGCTCGCTGTTGGTGTCAGGGCTTCAGGGCTATGAGCTACCAATGCCAGACCCGCAAACAGATACGGAACAATCTTTGGCCTAACATCAGAATTACGCCCTTCAGGAATCAGATTATAGATACCCGTAACCGAAAACTCTTTTACGTCATTCCGAAAGTGGAGGTTCCGTACATATTGAAGCGCATATTTCTCTGGGTTACTCTTGCTAAAGGTGTAGTCATCACCCACCATTCGTGCCCATGTAAACATAGCGCGGGCAGCAAAACGGGGGGTAAAATAGCGCGTATAGCCTATACCTGCGTTCCAGCGAGGCAGCGTAAATAGTGATTTCCATGGAACACTGTACGGATTCAACTCCCCAAAATACGTAGACGTTCCGACACCAAGCGAAACAGCCGAATACGGTGCAAAATGCGGATTGGGCCGTCGCTGAGCCGAAGTTTCTGTAGTAAAGCCTACCAGCAAACACACTGCCGTAACGCCTGTTACCAACTGCCTGTAGTTAATCATAAGTTTCAAAATACATGAATCAACCGTGGCTGATCCCCATAAGCCAGCCATTTCGGAAACGGCCAGCCAGATACTTTTATTGGCATTCTACCGTAAAAATTATGCCACAAATGGCAATTCAGACGGCTAAAAAAAATAAAACTCGTTGTGTATCACCAATCGCCGGTTTGGTGCGTTAGTTACGAATATCCCAGCCCCAATTAAGTTTACTTCGAAGCGTATTTAGGAAATTATCATCCTTAAGCTTGACCAGTCTGGCCTTGAATGTTTCCTTCTGAAGACTGATCCGAACGGAGGTTTCTACGGTAAAGGAACGCGAATCCAGGGCGGCCAGAAAGTTCCCACTCCGACTTTCGACCTCAAAAGCTAACTGACAGGTGTCCATCACAATCATCGGTCGAACATTCAGATTGTGAGGGCTAATGGGCGTGATAATAAGGCTATCCGTATGGGGTAATAACACGGGGCCTCCGCAACTTAACGAGTAGCCCGTTGATCCCGATGGTGTCGATACAATCAATCCATCGGCCCAGTACGAATTCAGGAATTCACCATCCAGGTAGGTATGTACCGTAATCATCGACGATGTTTGGGTACGCGTAATTGTAAAGTCGTTCAGGCCGAAAGGTAAATTTCCGAATATATCCTGGCTCGATCGAACACTCACCAGTGTCCGTTCGTCGATGCTATATTGCTCATTGAAAAGGGCGTCGATCATCAATCGTACCGACGCCGGAGCTACCGTAGCCAGAAATCCC
This window of the Spirosoma aerolatum genome carries:
- a CDS encoding mannonate dehydratase gives rise to the protein MNRQHFIRVMTVGAVSPAALVSKSAQAESLRKPKKVLMKVGCQSGGTTKENLEFKARHGVYNLDGGAPKTIPGKGWDLADSLIKKEACEKYGISLDAYHFPLESSGIDRAQYPNIMLGKSPERDREIEILQQMIEVAGKTGIKVLNYNTTILPVLRTGKTLDPKRGNAEYSTWNYEAALNRNDPKTIAGDVSIEQMFERITYLLDRLLPVAKQYKVKLANHIADPPTPAGYRGITRWNSPNVFEGIQRFAKLYDSEYHGFNFCIGSIAEGLNDPKNEIIPIIKWVGERNQIFNVHLRNIKGGWNNFQEVYPDNGDMNFLHVVRALRDVGYSGMVMPDHVPIHADPASSLQAFAFCYGYIKGLIQTVADDM
- the porG gene encoding type IX secretion system protein PorG gives rise to the protein MLQYAINTARLVLVGLFISFTAQAQKFEIGGSLGGMLCKSDVTPALNPRFISPAIGGFLRYNVSRSFSLRFGGAIGKLRGEDRYSSNSFQQARNFSFNTNINELFLDVEYNFLNYKPAPKAKNWTPYVFGGIGVCKFNNDVIRVGGVMTYPLGVGVKYEIKRPWSIGLEFGTRFTRNDYLDALGDLTFGKATTKTTQGNPSLTDSYTYTAITVSYTFYKIVCP
- a CDS encoding enolase C-terminal domain-like protein is translated as MPYQTGPRIKDIQITPIAIVDPPLLNAAGLHAPYALRTIVELVTDDGISGISEIPGNKDIDAALADSCDLLIGKDVFQLAEIRQALVSRFGTETTAQRGETPWDQRKLVHIFSAIEVACLDIIGKVTNRPVVDLLGGKLRDRVPFSAYLFYKYEGAGGEFGFGLDPSAQGWEAARQAAALDPAGIVAQAKAMCAEFGFQSIKLKGGVFEPQQEVDAMFALYEAFGPNVPLRVDPNAIWTVETSIKYGRMMEPILEYLEDPTRGQANMAEVRKALKTPLATNMCTTSFEDIPNSIAIGSEDIILSDHHFWGGLRSSMMLSSICETFGRGLSMHSNSHLGISLAAMVHLGAALPKVPYALDTHYPWQSDEVIMGGRIRFEEGSVAVPEGPGLGVELDRAALAKLHQNYLSCGLTKRDDEIEMQKVQPGWTFQSVRW
- a CDS encoding NAD kinase, producing MKIAIHGRNFPESARPYIQSMFEELARRQAEVVISRGYREFLDNAGVAHYSQETYTVEEGGVLDADFIFSLGGDGTLLDAVTHVGSRQIPIVGINIGRLGFLATVAPASVRLMIDALFNEQYSIDERTLVSVRSSQDIFGNLPFGLNDFTITRTQTSSMITVHTYLDGEFLNSYWADGLIVSTPSGSTGYSLSCGGPVLLPHTDSLIITPISPHNLNVRPMIVMDTCQLAFEVESRSGNFLAALDSRSFTVETSVRISLQKETFKARLVKLKDDNFLNTLRSKLNWGWDIRN
- a CDS encoding 2-hydroxy-3-oxopropionate reductase translates to MEKIGFIGLGIMGKPMALNLVEAGYPVSVLSQSKAAPDLVAAGAQTYPTSKALAEQSDVIITMLPDSPDVDQVVNGPEGVLAGIQSGALFIDMSTIAPVTARGIYQSMQAKGVEALDAPVSGGQVGAESASLSIMVGGSESAFNRALPLFQAMGKNIVHIGEPGAGQTTKACNQMIVGITIQAVAEAFALASKAGVNLEKMREVLLGGFAQSRILDLHGKRMIDRNFKPGFKVKLHKKDMGIALQTGEEFSVPLKGTALVAEQMENAVNQGNSELDHSSLLLLLEE
- a CDS encoding GntP family permease, which encodes MTDPLLILAVGVVIVVGGIIGLKLHPFLALLLGAFVVALMTPASAIEQFAITKGTAPVAAAALAKKNIGERIATEFGVTCGKIGILIAMAAIIGKCMLESGAAERIIRSMLRITGVERAPIAFLISSFFIGIPVFFDTVIFLMMPLAKAMTLRIGKNYLLLVLCIMAGAAMANSLVPPAPGPLFLVGEMHIPIGMMMIGGTIVGLMTITSGYFFALWANKKWPTPLRDAMDARLEDIKAIAAKEDKQLPGLGVSLLPVLIPLVFICADTALTAMATPGVPFTDSPFLLKLISLIKFFGDKNIAVVSGGIAALLVLARQKKGSKEGLTPFVQAALMSGGGIILITAAGGAFGGMLQQTGISARIADMTKDYQMALIPMAFFIAAVVRTAQGSATVALITASGILSGMASNASLGFHPLYLGLAIGCGSKLVPWMNDAGFWIVCKLSNLTEQEALKTISPLLVVMGLTGLVVIMIAAQLFPLV
- a CDS encoding HpcH/HpaI aldolase family protein; amino-acid sequence: MKDLKKRLRQGETLNGCWLNLGSSLTAEIVGQAGFDWVLIDLEHGAGSEKDVLYQLQALEHTSAGAIVRVESAESQRIHRVLDMGAEGIMCPKISNPDDARKVVSGLHYPPFGSRGVAKMVRATGFAQQFDQYYHQAQETILGIVQIETVEVLNHLDEVAAIDGVDVLFIGPADLSMELGIFGQFNHPRFIEAVKATVDAAQKVGKATGILFFNPDDYQRYHDLGIRLIACGADATFVADGARNLAKKLDSFRSIYK